The Coffea arabica cultivar ET-39 chromosome 3c, Coffea Arabica ET-39 HiFi, whole genome shotgun sequence genome contains a region encoding:
- the LOC113736007 gene encoding F-box protein At2g23160-like, with the protein MKLQEFTTRKLFSKISREKSMDSGLQIPDDITSNILKGLPAKSLMRFKNVCRSWYALICDPYFARRHHIHSHNRPDASYILFYALRRNSKAIALFPTNSDGILSTQLPLHKFQLNFVPCTSVVNGLICLCNASNLQLLYVLNVTTGETMLLPQGKHCRFDPVTVKYKLLYFHRDAGAGIKRECHILTLGSMSWREIHCPNYGETMRAVSFNGAIYWKHKAVMNGKRSLLYFDVGQEKFVVIETPPEIDSAGGTISLIQVGKDVGYLCIKNFCRSWTLWTLNIDDHPAWLKDEKCLQDPDLEGPFVDRLIGSTNTGEVMVKAIRFKLGFIWHDHVDAKEPPIYEFYDMRTGKSRRPTIDLPSLLKKDGNGDPVLGDVASCHHVENILPLRSLSA; encoded by the exons ATGAAACTGCAAGAGTTCACAACCCGAAAGTTGTTCAGCAAGATTAGTAGAGAGAAATCAATGGACTCAGGGCTTCAAATCCCAGATGATATAACCTCCAATATCCTCAAAGGACTTCCAGCAAAGTCCCTCATGCGATTCAAAAATGTCTGCAGGTCATGGTACGCCCTAATTTGTGATCCTTATTTCGCCCGTCGCCACCATATCCATTCGCATAACAGGCCTGATGCTTCCTATATACTGTTTTATGCACTAAGACGCAATAGCAAAGCAATAGCTCTTTTTCCAACAAATTCTGATGGAATTCTTTCCACCCAACTTCCGCTGCATAAATTCCAGCTCAATTTCGTACCTTGCACTAGTGTTGTCAATGGCCTAATCTGTTTGTGCAATGCCTCTAATCTTCAACTTCTTTACGTGCTTAATGTGACCACAGGGGAAACAATGCTCCTTCCACAGGGGAAACATTGCC GATTCGACCCTGTGACAGTCAAGTATAAGTTGCTTTATTTTCATAGAGATGCAGGTGCAGGTATCAAACGTGAATGCCACATTCTCACACTCGGCTCTATGTCATGGAGGGAGATACATTGCCCAAACTATGGTGAAACCATGCGTGCCGTTTCTTTTAACGGAGCCATATACTGGAAACATAAGGCAGTCATGAATGGAAAAAGATCTTTACTTTACTTTGATGTCGGGCAGGAGAAATTTGTAGTAATTGAAACTCCTCCTGAAATTGATAGTGCCGGAGGTACCATTTCACTCATCCAAGTTGGAAAAGATGTGGGTTATCTCTGCATCAAAAATTTTTGCCGCAGTTGGACCTTATGGACATTGAACATTGATGATCATCCGGCTTGGTTAAAGGATGAGAAATGTCTTCAGGATCCGGATTTAGAGGGCCCTTTCGTTGATAGACTGATTGGCAGCACCAACACGGGCGAAGTCATGGTAAAAGCAATTAGGTTCAAGCTTGGTTTTATTTGGCATGACCATGTTGATGCAAAGGAGCCACCGATATACGAGTTTTATGATATGAGAACAGGAAAGAGTAGGAGGCCTACAATCGATTTGCCTAGCCTGCTTAAGAAAGACGGGAATGGGGATCCAGTGTTAGGTGATGTTGCTTCTTGTCATCATGTGGAAAACATTCTCCCTTTAAGATCCCTAAGTGCCTAG